A genomic region of Sciurus carolinensis chromosome 7, mSciCar1.2, whole genome shotgun sequence contains the following coding sequences:
- the Serpinb1 gene encoding leukocyte elastase inhibitor: protein MEQLSTANTLFALDLFLALNENNPTGNIFISPFSISSAMGMVFLGTRGNTAAQLSKAFHFDMVEDIHSRFQSLNAEMNKHGASYILKLANRLYGEKTYNFLPKFLASTQEKYGADLAGVDFQNASEDARKAINQWVKGQTEGKIPELLAPGVVDNMTKLVLVNAIYFKGNWQEKFMKKSTTDEPFRLNKKDTKIVKMMSQKKRFPYGYIQDLKCRVLELPYQGQELSMIILLPDDIEDESTGLKKIEKQLTLEKLHEWTKPENLDTIEVNVKLPRFKLEESYILNSDLARLGVQDLFNSSKADLSGMSGAGDLFISKIVHKSFVEVNEEGTEASAATAGAITFCMLMSEENFTADHPFLFFIRHNPTASIMFFGRFSSP, encoded by the exons ATGGAGCAACTGAGCACAGCAAACACTCTTTTCGCCTTGGACCTGTTCCTGGCCTTGAATGAAAATAATCCTACCGGAAACATCTTCATCTCGCCCTTCAGCATTTCATCTGCGATGGGCATGGTGTTCCTGGGAACCAGAGGCAATACTGCAGCACAGCTCTCCAAG gcTTTTCATTTTGATATGGTTGAGGACATTCATTCAAGATTTCAGAGCCTGAATGCAGAAATGAACAAACATGGAGCCTCCTATATCCTGAAACTTGCAAATAGGTTATATGGAGAGAAAACCTACAACTTCCTCCCG aaattcttGGCTTCAACTCAGGAAAAGTACGGCGCTGACTTGGCTGGTGTGGATTTTCAAAATGCCTCTGAGGATGCAAGAAAGGCCATAAACCAGTGGGTCAAAGGTCAAACAGAAG ggAAAATTCCAGAACTGTTGGCTCCAGGTGTGGTTGATAATATGACTAAACTCGTGCTAGTGAATGCCATCTACTTCAAGGGAAACTGGCAGgagaaattcatgaaaaaatcCACAACCGATGAACCGTTCAGACTGAATAAG AAAGACACAAAAATAGTGAAGATGATGTCTCAGAAGAAAAGATTTCCATATGGCTACATCCAGGATCTTAAGTGTCGGGTGCTGGAACTGCCTTACCAAGGCCAGGAGCTCAGCATGATTATTCTGCTGCCAGATGATATTGAGGATGAGTCCACAGGTCTGAAGAAG ATTGAGAAACAATTGACTTTGGAAAAGCTGCATGAGTGGACCAAGCCTGAGAATCTGGATACCATTGAGGTCAACGTCAAATTGCCCAGGTTTAAACTGGAAGAGAGCTACATTCTCAACTCCGACCTCGCCCGCCTGGGTGTGCAGGATCTCTTTAATAGTAGCAAAGCTGATCTATCTGGCATGTCAGGAGCTGGAGATCTTTTTATATCAAAAATTGTCCACAAGTCCTTTGTGGAAGTGAATGAAGAGGGTACGGAGGCCTCAGCGGCCACAGCAGGAGCAATCACCTTCTGCATGTTGATGTCAGAGGAAAATTTCACGGCCGAccatcccttccttttctttattcgaCACAACCCTACAGCTAGCATTATGTTCTTTGGCAGATTTTCTTCCCCTTAG